TGATATTTCTAATTGTGCTAACTGTTCATTGTCTTCATCAATATTATTAAGTTGTGCTTGTAAGCTTTGTTGCACTTGTAATAATTCGTCTACTGTATTGACTTGATGTTTCAACATTAATTTATTAACTGACGAAACTTGTTCTTGCAATAACTCATATCTGTTTGGGTTGTATTCTACTACTGCAATATTTTGATTGATTTGTTTGACTATACTATTTAATTCTTCTTGAATATTAAATACATTTATATTTATTTCACTAAAAACATCATTATAGGAAGCAATACTACTCAATGCTTTGTTTACTGTTGATAATTGTTGTAAGACTGAAAAATCGCCTTCGTCTAAATGTTGTAAAGCTGTATTGAGTTGTTGTTGTATGCTTTCTGCATTTTGTAGTAGCAATAGTTCGCTGTTTACTTGGTCGTAATCTTCTAAACTAACACTCAACTGATTAAATTCTTCAATCTGAAATTGTAAAAAATCTTGTTCTTTTTGATTTTTTGCTTGTGTTGCTTTTAAGTGATTTAGTTGATTGAGTGCTTTTTTATATTGTTTATATGCTAATTGATATTCTTCTACTGTTTTTTGTTGATTAGCCAAACTATCTAATATATTACAAAAGAAAAAATCGTCTAATAACTTTTGGGTTTCGCCTTGTGCATGAATATTAATTAAATGATTGGTTACTTCTTGCAATTGTTGTAATGTACAAGGTGTATCATTAATAAAAGCTCTAGATTTTCCGTTGCTGTTTATTTCTCGTCTGATGATGGTAGTAGTATCAAAATCTACATCATTGATTTCAAAAATAGATTTATACTTATTGTCAATATTAAACCAAGCTTCTACTACACATTTATCATTTTCATTTCGTAGTACGCTAGTATCTGCTCTTTTGCCTAGCACCAAAGACAACGCTCCTAGCAAAATAGATTTTCCTGCACCAGTTTCGCCTGTAATAATATTAAAATGTTGATGAAAATTGATATTCATTTCATCAATAATTGCATAGTTTTTTATTTCTAGTTTTTGCAACATTTGGCTCAAAAATACAAACAAAAATTTAGATACTAGTAAGGATATATAAAATCTATATTGCGTTACAACGCAGTGTCCTTTTCAAGAGACACTGCTGAGAATTTAAAGTTCGGAAAGGTGTACTTACTGAATTTATTTTAGCATCTTTTGTACCATCAACTATTTTTATTATACTGATTGTATTGTTAAGAGTTTCCGCTCTACAATGTCAGAAGGAAACTTCTGACAGCACATAAATTAACAAAGTAATCTAACTAAAAAAACTACTTGCCTATTTTTTTGTAGGAAGCTGCATTGACTGGATCTAGTGTAGACAATAGTTGTACTACTGAATTTTTTTCTGCAATATCTGCTTTGGAATAAATATTGAGCAACTCTTCTTTTTTTCCTTCAAAGAAAACTCGCAATGGCATTAAATTCGGATTGTCTTTATTTACTTGCTGTAAAAAAGTCAACGCTGTTGTAATTACTGTTCTTGATTTACTAGCATCAGTATACATATTGTCTAGTCCATTAAAATGATAAAACAAAAATGCTTTCCGCATCATTTTATATCTTGGATTTAACCAGCCATCAACCAAAGCAAATCTGTTTCTAGTTCCATCTAATTTATTCCAACCTTTATATTGACTTTGAACTTGCGATGGTATGTTATTGATAATTGTTAATGCTTGTTGAAAATCATCTTCTCCACCATTTTCAGAAAACGATTCATTGTCATATCCTATAATCATATAAGCATAATAAGCTAATAATGATGTAAGATGCGATGAATAGGCATTGTTGTTATAGTCTAAAATTTGTAAGTCGGCATAGTCAAAATCAAAATCGTTGTCTTTATATGACAGTAAAACAGTATTATACATACTATTAAATACTGGTCGTTGCGACTGAACAATAGCATCTGCTTTATAAGTTCCTTCTGTTGGAATTTCTGTAATGTTGAGTGTAATAGAACATTTTATTTTTTCGTAAGGTTTATACGAATCGTTTGTCCATTTTCTACCATTTAAAAACTCTTGTATGGCAATTTCCATATTTTTAAATACTCTAGGATCTACACTTTGATTGTTTGGTGAAATGACACTTACTTTACAATTCAACTCTTGTGCTTGAGTGGCTAGTCCAATAATTATCAATATAAGTAATATATAATTTTTAAGCTTCATACATTTTTTCCAAGTAGTTTAAAATATCATTAGCAACTTCTGTTTTATCTTTTAACTCAAAATTAGTCAAATTATTGTATTTATCTAATATAGTAATTTTATTGGTATTGTGTTTAAAAGCTGCTCCTTTATCTTTCGGCGAATTTAATACTACAAAATCGAAGTTCTTTTTTTGCAGTTTTTCTTTAGCATATTGTTCTAAGTTTTGTGTTTCTAGTGCAAATCCAACACTTATTTGGTTGTTTTTCTTGATTTTGCCAAACTCCAAAGCAATATCTACATTTTTAGTGAGTGCAATTTCCAAATTATTAGACGACTTTTTTATTTTCTCATCGGCTACTTCTTGCACTTTATAATCGGCTACTGCTGCTGCAAAAATGCAAACATCTTGTGTAGCAAAATTATCAGAACATGCTTTATACATTTCTGCTGCTGTTTGAACGCTAATCAGATTAATCGTTGCATCATCAACAGCAATAGTACTTGGTCCTAGTACTAGAGTTACCTTCGCTCCTCTTGCACTCGCTTGTTTAGCTAGAGCAATTCCCATTTTTCCGCTAGAATGATTGCCAATAAATCGTACTGGATCAATTGGTTCATAAGTTGGTCCAGCTGTAATTAAAATTTTTTTATTGTTTAGAATAGAGATTGGCTTTGTAGTAAAGTTTTCAAAATATTGATTTAGAATAGCAACAATATTTTCTGGTTCTTCTAATCTTCCTTCGCCAATTAAACCACTTGCCAACTCGCCATGATTGACTTGTATGACTTCGTTTTGATAGCTTTTTAGCAAGCTAATATTATTTTGTGTTGATGGATGATGCCACATATCTACATCCATAGCTGGTGCAACAAATACTTTACACTTAGCAGATAAATATGTCGCTAACAGCAAGTTATCGCAAATACCATGAGCCATTTTAGCAATGGTATTGGCAGAAGCTGGAGCTATAAGCATTACATCTGCCCAAAGTGCTACATCTACATGATTGGTCCAATTGGTTTTGTTGGCATTGGTAAATTCTACCAAGCAATCGTTTTTGGAAAGCGTTGCTAAAGTTAAAGGTGCAATGAAATTGGTGGCATCTTTAGTTAAAATGCAACGCACTTCTGCTCCAGATTTAATTAATAATCTAACAATATAAGCAGCTTTGTATGCAGCAATACTACCACAAACTGCAAGTAAAACTTTTTTGCCTTTAATGGCTTGCATTATTTTTTATTGTTCTTCTGACAATACCGATTCCATTTCTTCTTTAAGTGGTAATTCTATATGCGTTTCGTTGTTTAAGAATTCACCTAAAGCTAAAATAGAAGGTTTTGGCATTTTTTCGTAATAACGAGAGATTTCAATTTGCTCTCTGTTTTCAAATATTTCTTCTAAATTATCTGTTGCAGAAGCAAACTCTTCTAATTTTCTGTGCAATTCTTCTTTTAATTTAGTATTAATTTGATTGGCTCTTTTAGAGATTGCATTGATTGACTGATAAACATTACCTGTTTGGTCTTTTATTTTTTTCAAATCTCTAGTTTCGATATACGCCGATTGGTTTTTTAATTCCTCTTTATTCATGATTTATCTTTTTTTGTATTTTTAATTTTATTTAATGCTTGTTGATTGAGTTTATTTAACTCGCCAATATACTCACTATTAGGAAATTTATTGACAAAATCTTGATAAGATGTAGCATATTCTTCGAATCGTTCTAGTTTTTTCTCTGAATAACTTTGCTCTGCATACTTAAAATTAGATTTTACGATAAGATAAGCAATCTCATCTGGTTTTTCGTACTCTGGATATTCTTCTATAAAGTTTGCCAAAGCAACAGATGCTGCATGATATTGTTCTATTTTATAGTACAGATACGCTGCTTCGTATGATTTCTTTCTTAGCTTGCCTCTTAATTTATCCATTTCTGCATTCACTTCCGTTTTATATTTAGAATCTGGATATCTTGTTAAAAAGCTATTGAAAACACTAATTGCCTTAATGGTATTGACTTGCTCTAAGGAATATCTTGGTGATACATCGGCATAACTCTTAGCTTCTAAAAAGCCAGCTTCTTCTGCATTTTTACTAGCAGGATAGGTTTGATAGAAACTTCTTAAATAATACCCTGCTAACTCATAACTTTGATTGTAGTATTGTGCTTTGGCATATTTAAAATAAATGTCTTCTACGCTTTTCTGACCTTTTAAAACGGTAAGCAACTGCTCGTATAATGGAATTGCTTTCTCATATTTTTCTTTTTCAAAATACTCGTTGGCTACCTTTTCTTTTTCATCTACATCATTAGATTTTAATGCTTGTTGATAGCTCTTGTTACAAGCAAATAGTGATAAAGACAATAATATGATAAAGATTTTCCTCATAAAATGTTGGCAAAGATATGGCTATTTATTAAGAATACAAAGCTAATAGCTTTAACAGAATATTATAGTTAAAGAAAGTAAAGAAGTGTAGATGTTTTAATTCCTGTTATTTCTTATTCAATTATCTTCATCTTCAATACTGTTTTTGTTGTTGTAGTGATTTTAAATCTATCGTCAATTCTATGACCTATTAACCAAACTAATTTTTCGTCTGAAAATAATATTGGTGTTTGTTCTTTGTCTATCTGCGAAAATTTTTGGTCTTTAAAATACTTAGACAGTTTCTTCTTTCCTACTTTATTTGGATTTTTTAGTTTAGACAATCCAAATGGATAAAAATAATCGGCTTGTTTCCAATAACGAATCAACAATGGCAATTGAATTTTGTCTGCATCTAAATATGCATAATTAACTGATTTTTTGATATTAATTTTATCTATCGGAACAATTTTACATTGTATTTTATAGTTGTTAAAAATAATTTGTTTTGGAATTTTATCGAACAATAAATAATGTGTTTTTTCTGATTTTAAATCAACTACAAACAATTGTTTTCTATCGACTATTAATCGACATGAGCTTGAAAAGTATTGTTTACCTGATTGTTGTTCATTGATGTTTTGTAATATGTTTTGAATTTGTTCTGCATTAAAATCGTACTTATTCAACAAGTGATACAAAATAGTTTTTACTGCTGGATGTTTTCTAAAATAGTTGAAATTAATTGCTACAACATCATTGTTTATAAAAACACATTTTTTGTTGATGTAGTCCATTAAATCTTGTTCTATTAATAGCGTATAATCAGACATATATTCTGAAAACTGTTGTATGTTTTGCAAAATATTCGGATTTATTTTTTCTAGCACAGGCACTACTTCATGTCGTAATAAATTGCGTTGATAATCGGTTGAAGCATTGCTACTGTCTTCTCTAAAAGCAATTTTATGTTGATGAGCAAAAGCTACAATTTCTTGTTTAGTAATAGCTAATAAAGGTCGTACTACAAAATTATTTTTTGGCAACATACCTTTTAATCCATTTAAACCAGTACCTTTTGTAAGATTGAGTAAAATAGTTTCGAGTTGATCGTTGGCATGATGTGCAGTAACAATGAAATCAATTGCATTTTCATTCCGAAGTTGTTCAAACCATTCGTAGCGTAATTTGCGTGCGATCATTTGAGTTGATTGTTTGCTTTGTTTTTTCTCTTGTATAGTATTAAACGACTTAGTAAAAAATGGAATATTGTTTTTAGTACAGAAGTCAATAATAAATTGTTCGTCTGCATTACTTTCTTCGCCACGCAAATTAAAATTGCAATGAGCTACTGTTATATCATATTCTAATATTTTTAATAAATATAGTAGCACCATTGAGTCAATGCCTCCACTACATGCTACAAGTAGTTTGTTGTTGCGTTCAAACAGTTGATATTGTGCTATATATTGTTTAATTTTATCTATCATTATTCGTAGTATTCGTAGGTGTAAGTGTAGTTAAATTCAATCCATTTATCATTGTAGTTTCTAATAAATGGTGGTTTTGAGTAATAATATTGTCTGTAATAATCTAAATAGTAATTACTCAATATTTTAGATTTAATAGTTATAGGTAAATAATTATTATCTAAATTAATTAGAACTTCATTTTTGTATTGAGTATCTAAATCAGTTATTATACTATTAGGATTATAAGAAACATTATAATAATATCTATAATTTATATTATGATCATCTATAATATATGTTGATCTGCTCAAAGTCGTTTGAAATCCTCTTATTGATATCAAATAAGATAGATGTTTCTTATCAATATCTATTTCTTTGTTTATATATATATGTTCAGCATCATTTATTCTAAAAATCATATAAACGCTATCATCTTGTAACTTATAATATTTTATTCTAAGTGATTCATCAATAAAATTAAAATAATAGCTTGAACTAGAATCATTGTTTTCAATACTATACAAACCCTTATTTCTATATTCTTTAATTAATGCTTTATTTTTCCAAAAAGATTTTATAAAGATTGTATCATTTGTTATTAATGAATATCTATTATAAATAGATTTTTCCTTTGGAATTAAATTTATATCTGTAATATGATAATAATTTATTATTCTAATATCTTCTAATTTATTAAATCTGTAAGCACTACATTCAACATGAGTTAAATTTCCATTTCTATCAAAATTAAATTTAGACCAAATTTCGTTATTATTAGATTCATGTTGTTTTATTGTAAATGATTTTATACTATTTTTATATGACTTTAAATTATGTAATAAATAATCATCTGATAAAATATTATATTTATTATATTTTTTAATTATATCTTTCGAAAAAACATTTAATCCAACAACAAAAATTAAAATCAATAAAAAAAAGTGTTTCATAGTACTTAGGTGTTTAGGTGAATAATTCATTCCATTTCTATTTCTAAATTCATTTTGGCTTGCTGTAATTCTTTCAATGCATGCATTGTTTTTTGTTTTGTAGCAATTTCAATGCCTTTATTATAAATATTTAACGCTTTATTAAAGTCGTTGTTTAATTCATATAGTTTTGCTAAATGATAATATGTTCCAATATAATTTTCATCTATAACTAATAGATTTTCAAACACTTGCATAGCATTTTCATACTTGCCTGCTTTTTCTAATTCTTTAGCATAGGCAAAGTTGATAAAGCTGTCATTCGGATTTTCTTCCAAAAGTTGTGCTAATTGTATCAATCTGTCATTTATCATTTTATAATTGCAAATTAAAGAATTATTTTAGCTAAAATCTTTAAATAAAAATATAATTTATGAAATTCTTAGTTTGTATAAGCTTAGTTCCGGATACCACTACTAAAATTTCTTTTGTTGAAAACGACACAAAATTCAACACAGATAAGGTACAGTGGATATTAAATCCGTACGACGAATGGTACGCTCTTGTTAGAGCATTAGAATTAAAAGAAGCTAACGGTGGTTCTGTAACTGTTATTAATGTTGGTGGTGCAGAAAACGACCAAGTAATTAGAAAAGCATTGGCTATTGGTGCTGATGATGCTATTAGAGTTGATGCAACTTCTGACCTAGATTCTTTTTCAATTGCAAGCGATATTGCTGCTGTTGCTAAAGATGGCAATTATGATGTAATTATGCTAGGTAAAGAAACCATCAATTATAATGGTTCTAATTTAGGTGGTATGCTGGCAGAAATGTTAGATTTACCATTTATCTCTTATGCATCTAAATTAGATATGAATGGCAATGTAGCTAGTATTGATAGAGAAATTGAAGGTGGTAAAGAATCATTAGAAGTAAGTACTCCATTTGTAATTAGTTGTGCTAAAGGTATGGCAGAAGCTAGAATTCCTAACATGAAAGGAATTATGATGGCTAAATCTAAACCATTAGCTGTAGTAACACCACAAGCAGTTGCTCCTCAAACTAGTACAGTTAAATACGAGTTACCTCCAGCAAAAGCTGCTTGTAAAATGATTGATCCAGACAACATGGACGAATTGGTATCTTTATTACATAACGAAGCAAAAGTAATTTAATCATGGCAATATTATTTATAGTAGATTTAGTAGATGGCAAAGTAAAAAAAGGCTCTTTTGAAGTAGCTTCTTATGCCTCAAAATTAGCAGCTAATACTGGTACGGAAGCAGTTGGTTTAGCATTAGGAACTGCTAACGATAGCGATTTAGCTGATTTAGGTAGCTATGGCACCACAAAAATATATCACGCAAGTAACAACGCATTTAATAGTTTTGATGCTGGTGTTTATGCACAAGCTGTAAAAGATGCAGCAGATAAAATTGGTGCTCATACAGTTATTTTTTCTATGGGATTAACAGGTAAAGCAGTTGCTCCTAGAGTAGCTGTTAAAATGAATGCTGGTATCGTTTCTGGTGCTGTTGCATTACCTGATACTTCAAACGGATTTGTAGTTAAAAAAGGTGCTTTTTCTGGTAAAGCCTTTGCTTTAGTAAGCATTAATACCGAAAATAAAGTAGTTTCTGTTACGCCAAATGCTTATGGTGCTACAAAAGGTAGTGGTACTGCAACTGTAGAAGCTATTGATTTAATTCCTGCAGCAAGTAGAATTACAGTTAAAGAAGTAAAAAGACAACAAGGTGATGTTGCTCCACTTCCAGAAGCTGAATTGGTTGTAAGTGCTGGTAGAGGTATGAAAGGTCCAGAAAATTGGGGAATAATCGAAGATTTAGCTGCAAGCTTAGGTGCTACTACAGCTTGTTCTCGTCCTGTTGCTGATGTTGGTTGGAGACCTCATCACGAACATGTTGGACAAACTGGTGTGGCTATTAGACCTAATTTATATATTGCAGTCGGAATTTCAGGTGCTATTCAACACTTGGCTGGTGTAAACCAAAGTAAAACAATAGTAGTAATTAATAAAGATCCAGAAGCTCCTTTCTTTAAAGCTGCAGATTATGGTGTTGTTGGCGATTTGTTTGAAGTAGTACCAAAATTAACAGAAGCAATTAAAAAATTTAAAGCTCAACAATAAATAAATTCGGTTTATTATAATAATGAAAAACTGCATCAAATTTGGTGCAGTTTTTTTTATTTAATCCAAATTATGCATTAGACTTTATAGTGAGAAAAACTTATACACAATATTTACTTCTTATTTTATTAACGCTTGTAAATCCTATTATCAATTAGTATTTTATAATTTTATTTCATGAAAACAATTTTGTTAAAGCAATTACCAACACCAATGAGTAGTTACGCCAAAGTAATTACTACACTTGGTAAAAAAGGAAACAAAAAACTACCTGCAATTACTATTGAGTGTAAAAATATTACTATCAATGAAAGTGATTTAAAAGCTTATAATAAAGTGTGTCAAATAGCAGACAGCGATTTCATTCCTGCTACTTATTTACATGCCAAATCGTTTGTAGTTCAAACCGAATTATTAACACAAAAAGAAGCACCTTATCCTTTATTAGGTTTGGTACACTTAGCCAATCAAATTAAACAGTTTGATAAAGTTTCAAAATATTCACCTTATGACATTCAATGTTCATTTGGCGATTTAATTGTTCATGAAAAAGGTCAAGCATTTGAAGTACTAGTAAAAGTATTTCAAAATAATGCATTGGTTTGGCAAGCAACAAGTGTTTATCTTTTCTTAGGAAAAACTGGAACTGGTAAAGAATTAAATTGGCAAATTGATGATGTTGGCGAACACGCAATTAAACAATCTTGGAATTTAGCAACGAATTTAGGGTATCAATATGCAAAAGTATCTGGCGATTTTAATCCAATCCATCTTACACCAATCAGTGCTAAACTATTCGGATTTAAACAACACATCATTCATGGAATGTATAGCAAAGCAAGAATTTTAGGTCAGTTAGAACCACAAATTCATAGCGACTCATTTAATATTACCGTTAGTTTTAAAACACCATTGTATTTACCCAATCAAGTTATTTTTAGATACGATAAAATCAATCCAACTCAAATCAATTTCGATTTAGTAGATAAAAAACAAGAGAAACCACATTTAAAAGGATTTATCGAAGTTATAAAATAAAGATGTTTTCTAATTTAAGTCGAGATAAAGATCCATTTGAAGCTTTAAAATATAGAGAATTTTCATGGTATGTTGCTTCTCGATTTTTAATTACTATGGCAATTTCATTCCAAGTAGTTTTAATTGGTTGGGAAATATATGTACTTACTGGTAGTAAATTAATGCTAGGATTTATTGGACTCACCGAAGCAATTCCTGCAATTACTATTGCATTATATGGTGGTCACATTGCTGATAAATCTGAAAAAAGAAATTTATTCCTTTATTGTATTATATTCTTTAGCTTACTAAGTGCTTTTCTAATACTAATCACACATCCTTGGTTTATAGCATCATTTGGAAAAAAAATGACTGTTCGTTTAATTTTTCTAGTTGTTTTTTTAACAGGTTTTGCTAGAGGATTTGCTGGTCCTGCTTCATTTTCATTATCTGCTTTTTTAATTCCAAAGAAAACATATCAAAATGGTGCTACATGGAGTAGTAGTGCATGGCAATTAGGTATGGTCATTGGTGCTGCATTGGCTGGCATTATTTATGGATTTATAGGAATTACTAAAACTTTTTCCATTCAATTAATACTTTTAATTATTGCCATTTTCTGTATCACTAGAATTCAACCAAAACACGAAGCTAAATTTAATGCAACAGAACCATTTTTAGAAAGCGTACAAAAAGGATTAAAATTTGTATTTCAAAATAAAATCATTCTTTCTTGTATTTCGTTAGATTTATTTGCAGTGTTGTTTGGTGGAGCAATTGCTTTATTGCCTGTTTTTGCTAGTGATATTTTACATGTTGGACCACAAGGACTAGGAATTCTTAGAGCAGCTCCAGCTATTGGTGCTATAATTACCTTATTAAGTATTGCATTTTTTCCAATAAAAAAGAATGCAGGCAAAATACTACTAATAAGTGTTGCTGGTTTTGGTGCATTTATAATTTTGTTTGGCATAAGTAAAAACTTTTATTTCTCTCTTTTTTGTTTAATGATGAGTGGTGCTTTAGATGGTGTTAGTGTTGCTATAAGACAAACTATTTTACAATTAGAAACACCACACGAAATGCGAGGAAAAGTATCGGCAGTAAACTCTATGTTTGTAGGTTCTTCTAACGAGATTGGCGAATTTGAAAGTGGCTTAACTGCAAGTTTAATGGGAACCGTAAGAGCAGTAGTATTTGGTGGAACAATGACAATTATTATTGTTATACTAACTGCGTTTTATTCTCCTTCTATTAGAAAGATGGAATTAAACAACAAAGAGGAACATTAATTCTATTTAATTTACATTATTTCAATACCTTTGCATAAAATTATAGATATGCAAAAATATATATGGATTTTTATCCTAAGTTTTTCAGTATTGAGTTGTTCTCAAAAATCTACAACACAAAAAACAGAAGAAGTTGCAGATGCTGTGGAAGAAACAGTTCAAAATGCCGTAGATGCTGTAAATGAAGAAGT
Above is a genomic segment from Chitinophagales bacterium containing:
- a CDS encoding MFS transporter, with product MFSNLSRDKDPFEALKYREFSWYVASRFLITMAISFQVVLIGWEIYVLTGSKLMLGFIGLTEAIPAITIALYGGHIADKSEKRNLFLYCIIFFSLLSAFLILITHPWFIASFGKKMTVRLIFLVVFLTGFARGFAGPASFSLSAFLIPKKTYQNGATWSSSAWQLGMVIGAALAGIIYGFIGITKTFSIQLILLIIAIFCITRIQPKHEAKFNATEPFLESVQKGLKFVFQNKIILSCISLDLFAVLFGGAIALLPVFASDILHVGPQGLGILRAAPAIGAIITLLSIAFFPIKKNAGKILLISVAGFGAFIILFGISKNFYFSLFCLMMSGALDGVSVAIRQTILQLETPHEMRGKVSAVNSMFVGSSNEIGEFESGLTASLMGTVRAVVFGGTMTIIIVILTAFYSPSIRKMELNNKEEH
- a CDS encoding tetratricopeptide repeat protein, with the protein product MINDRLIQLAQLLEENPNDSFINFAYAKELEKAGKYENAMQVFENLLVIDENYIGTYYHLAKLYELNNDFNKALNIYNKGIEIATKQKTMHALKELQQAKMNLEIEME
- a CDS encoding electron transfer flavoprotein subunit alpha/FixB family protein codes for the protein MAILFIVDLVDGKVKKGSFEVASYASKLAANTGTEAVGLALGTANDSDLADLGSYGTTKIYHASNNAFNSFDAGVYAQAVKDAADKIGAHTVIFSMGLTGKAVAPRVAVKMNAGIVSGAVALPDTSNGFVVKKGAFSGKAFALVSINTENKVVSVTPNAYGATKGSGTATVEAIDLIPAASRITVKEVKRQQGDVAPLPEAELVVSAGRGMKGPENWGIIEDLAASLGATTACSRPVADVGWRPHHEHVGQTGVAIRPNLYIAVGISGAIQHLAGVNQSKTIVVINKDPEAPFFKAADYGVVGDLFEVVPKLTEAIKKFKAQQ
- a CDS encoding DNA-directed RNA polymerase subunit omega, with translation MNKEELKNQSAYIETRDLKKIKDQTGNVYQSINAISKRANQINTKLKEELHRKLEEFASATDNLEEIFENREQIEISRYYEKMPKPSILALGEFLNNETHIELPLKEEMESVLSEEQ
- a CDS encoding electron transfer flavoprotein subunit beta/FixA family protein, with protein sequence MKFLVCISLVPDTTTKISFVENDTKFNTDKVQWILNPYDEWYALVRALELKEANGGSVTVINVGGAENDQVIRKALAIGADDAIRVDATSDLDSFSIASDIAAVAKDGNYDVIMLGKETINYNGSNLGGMLAEMLDLPFISYASKLDMNGNVASIDREIEGGKESLEVSTPFVISCAKGMAEARIPNMKGIMMAKSKPLAVVTPQAVAPQTSTVKYELPPAKAACKMIDPDNMDELVSLLHNEAKVI
- the bamD gene encoding outer membrane protein assembly factor BamD → MRKIFIILLSLSLFACNKSYQQALKSNDVDEKEKVANEYFEKEKYEKAIPLYEQLLTVLKGQKSVEDIYFKYAKAQYYNQSYELAGYYLRSFYQTYPASKNAEEAGFLEAKSYADVSPRYSLEQVNTIKAISVFNSFLTRYPDSKYKTEVNAEMDKLRGKLRKKSYEAAYLYYKIEQYHAASVALANFIEEYPEYEKPDEIAYLIVKSNFKYAEQSYSEKKLERFEEYATSYQDFVNKFPNSEYIGELNKLNQQALNKIKNTKKDKS
- the coaBC gene encoding bifunctional phosphopantothenoylcysteine decarboxylase/phosphopantothenate--cysteine ligase CoaBC, yielding MQAIKGKKVLLAVCGSIAAYKAAYIVRLLIKSGAEVRCILTKDATNFIAPLTLATLSKNDCLVEFTNANKTNWTNHVDVALWADVMLIAPASANTIAKMAHGICDNLLLATYLSAKCKVFVAPAMDVDMWHHPSTQNNISLLKSYQNEVIQVNHGELASGLIGEGRLEEPENIVAILNQYFENFTTKPISILNNKKILITAGPTYEPIDPVRFIGNHSSGKMGIALAKQASARGAKVTLVLGPSTIAVDDATINLISVQTAAEMYKACSDNFATQDVCIFAAAVADYKVQEVADEKIKKSSNNLEIALTKNVDIALEFGKIKKNNQISVGFALETQNLEQYAKEKLQKKNFDFVVLNSPKDKGAAFKHNTNKITILDKYNNLTNFELKDKTEVANDILNYLEKMYEA
- a CDS encoding DUF4835 family protein; its protein translation is MKLKNYILLILIIIGLATQAQELNCKVSVISPNNQSVDPRVFKNMEIAIQEFLNGRKWTNDSYKPYEKIKCSITLNITEIPTEGTYKADAIVQSQRPVFNSMYNTVLLSYKDNDFDFDYADLQILDYNNNAYSSHLTSLLAYYAYMIIGYDNESFSENGGEDDFQQALTIINNIPSQVQSQYKGWNKLDGTRNRFALVDGWLNPRYKMMRKAFLFYHFNGLDNMYTDASKSRTVITTALTFLQQVNKDNPNLMPLRVFFEGKKEELLNIYSKADIAEKNSVVQLLSTLDPVNAASYKKIGK
- the recN gene encoding DNA repair protein RecN — encoded protein: MLQKLEIKNYAIIDEMNINFHQHFNIITGETGAGKSILLGALSLVLGKRADTSVLRNENDKCVVEAWFNIDNKYKSIFEINDVDFDTTTIIRREINSNGKSRAFINDTPCTLQQLQEVTNHLINIHAQGETQKLLDDFFFCNILDSLANQQKTVEEYQLAYKQYKKALNQLNHLKATQAKNQKEQDFLQFQIEEFNQLSVSLEDYDQVNSELLLLQNAESIQQQLNTALQHLDEGDFSVLQQLSTVNKALSSIASYNDVFSEININVFNIQEELNSIVKQINQNIAVVEYNPNRYELLQEQVSSVNKLMLKHQVNTVDELLQVQQSLQAQLNNIDEDNEQLAQLEISTKKQFDALNKQAISIAKNRQAQINGFEKELTQLLHELGMEFAVVQLQLNTTELNAIGNNIAELYFSPNKGIAPNTLNKVGSGGEKSRLMLAIKSIEAKHQALPTMIFDEIDTGISGEVANRVGKLLQEIGKKHQIIAITHLPQVAAKAHQHFFIYKNHDKSITYTNIKVLDNETRIHELAVMLSGDNPNQAAIENAKILLQ
- the tilS gene encoding tRNA lysidine(34) synthetase TilS, whose product is MIDKIKQYIAQYQLFERNNKLLVACSGGIDSMVLLYLLKILEYDITVAHCNFNLRGEESNADEQFIIDFCTKNNIPFFTKSFNTIQEKKQSKQSTQMIARKLRYEWFEQLRNENAIDFIVTAHHANDQLETILLNLTKGTGLNGLKGMLPKNNFVVRPLLAITKQEIVAFAHQHKIAFREDSSNASTDYQRNLLRHEVVPVLEKINPNILQNIQQFSEYMSDYTLLIEQDLMDYINKKCVFINNDVVAINFNYFRKHPAVKTILYHLLNKYDFNAEQIQNILQNINEQQSGKQYFSSSCRLIVDRKQLFVVDLKSEKTHYLLFDKIPKQIIFNNYKIQCKIVPIDKINIKKSVNYAYLDADKIQLPLLIRYWKQADYFYPFGLSKLKNPNKVGKKKLSKYFKDQKFSQIDKEQTPILFSDEKLVWLIGHRIDDRFKITTTTKTVLKMKIIE